The following is a genomic window from Amblyraja radiata isolate CabotCenter1 chromosome 13, sAmbRad1.1.pri, whole genome shotgun sequence.
agaaggaatgggtgacgtttcggaacgggactctctgaagaagggtcttgacccaaaacgtcacccattccttctctccagagaagggttttggcccgaaacgttgcctatctccttcgctccatagatgctgctgcacccgctgagtttctccagcacttttgtctaccttcgattttccagcatctgcagttccttcttaaacaacatgctgcctgtcccgctgagttactccagctttttgtgtctatcttcaatacagTTTCATATTGGTCAGGATCACATTGCAGGCTACATTTCAATGCTGAACTCTCTCTAACCTTTCTTGCAACTTTGGTGAAAATCGGGGAGTTTTTATTTGTAAACGAAAGTTTGCTCTCTGATGAAGCTTTAATTTTCATCAAATAGGAAGTGAACCTATCTTATCAAGGCCTTGGTGACCCCTATCAGCTGGAAAACTTGTATAAGATTCTTCGCAGGTTGATCCGAGTGGAAAAGCTTCAACTGGCTGACAATTTCCTGACTGATCTCAGCTCTGTCAGACTCCCAAGGTAAAGACCAGCGTTCTTAACAACTAAtattcagcccagtccatcacatagaccagactcaatagacaatagacaataggtgcaggagtaggccttcgagctggcaccaccattcagtgtgatcatggccagagctgccaactctcacgcattgagcgtgagaatcacagatttcgcccaattctcacgctctcacgctgatcacagaatgtctcacgctctgtcgtgagaaattctgtgaccaACGAgattttcaaaactaatatcaactgcttgtgtgcgcgtctgttgacaagacagcagcattcttattctctgttattctcacttgaccgaaccgtcacacacctccaaaccatgtcccaatgcaaatttacattgaaagacacggatcgggcagtgaatgagtgtcacccagcacagcaagtgaggccatgtcctgctcccagcggctgttggaatttaaggatttgtgggaagcggctgacatgagcgaggctggcgagcggcaggagagaggtacaTAGGCTGTGAAACCGGGGGAGGGCTGCAGCTCCCCACTTTTCTGGCTGGACACGTTTCAATATCTCtggctttggacgaggcgctgctgtgctctgagcaacctggtcgtgggtgttggagagccggggaggagggagggatggaagcagaagcagtggtGGGGGCAGATGCAGACGCAGGGGagctgggctggcgagtgtttgccgggctagcgagtcgctcgctgcagctccggccatggagcagcctcagtgcaagaggcaCGGGCCGTCAGAGGCGTCGGGAGCGTTGCGCCGTGgccatgagagtctctgtgccgaattcgccctggtgaccgtcatggaccaggctgcggctcggtgcatcctggaggacaaccagtggctgctagaagtaggtaccaagcactgggtagaagcggtggaagatagtggccttcaaatgggggtggttggggaaaacatcctgcttgcctgctagattttcacttactgtaacttctgtggcagagagttgtgaattctctgccacagaaggcagcggaggccaattcactggatgtttttgagAGTTACATTTTGCTCTTggagctagtgaaatcaagggaaatggggaaaaaacaggaaagaggtactgattttagatgaacagccaagatcatattgaatggcagtgctgactcggggccgaatggccaattcctgcacctattttctatgtttctatgccattcTGAGGAATTTTgaggcattcatgcatggtggaggtataatgtagtcatagagtgatacagtgtgaaaacaggcccttcggcccaacttgctcacacccgccatcatgtcccagctacgctacctgcttttggtccatatccctacaaacctgtcctatccatgtatcagtctaactgtttcttaaatgttaggatagtctccaactatttcctctggcagcttgttccacacacccaccaccctttgtgtggaaaaagttatcccttaaaaagttacctcttaaaaatacttcaaacaaacagCATTGAAATCAACCCCCAAAATtctagtgtatacaagcccattcgctccattctatcaacctatgacagtcccaccattctATGACAACCTATGACATGAGCCTCGTGaacatatgctgcactccctcaataacaagaatgtccgtcctcaaatttggaggccaaactgcacacaatattccaggtgtggtctcacttgggccctgtacaactgcagaaggacctctttgctcctatactcaactcctcttgttatgaaggccaacatgcaattagctttcttcactgcctgcagtacctgcctgctccccaccatcgactccatctacacttcatgttgataaacacaaaatgctggagtaactcagtgggacatgcagcatctctggagagaaggaaagggtcaagaccatttttcagactgtcctgacccgaaacgtcacccgattcttccctccagagatgctgcctgtcccgctgagcaactccagcattctgcatccatcttcagtgtaaaccagcgtctgcagttcctccctatacacttcatagaaacatagaaaataggtgcaggagtaggccattcggcccttcaagcctgcaccaccattcaatatgatcatggctgatcatccaactcagtatcctatacctgccttctctccatatcccctgatccctttagccacaagggcaacatctaactccctcttaaatatggccaatgaactggcctcaactatggcagagaattccagagattcaccactctctgtgtaaaaaatgtttttctcatctcagtcctaaaagatttcccctttatccttaaactgtgaccccttgttctggacttccccaacatcgggaacaatcttcctgcatctagcctgtccaaccccttaagaattttgtacgtttctataagaccccccctcaatcttctaaattctagcgagtacaagccgaggctatccagtctttcttcatattgccTCAGGAAATTAGCCaagataatcaaagacttgtccctcccCTGTCATTCCACCTCTCCCTTCGTGTATGGCAGAAGATATGGAAGCTTGAAAactcgcaccaccagactcaggaacagcttcttcccctctgttctgaacggtccttccataagcttgggtactgtccaattcacctccaccccatgtgGACATTGGATgtcgtctatggaactgatgcgctacaatgctgagaactatattctgcactcgggcatcttcccctttgctataCCTATAGTAAAGAATTTCTGGCCCTAATTCTTAACATTTTATTCTTTTCCAGCAGACACCTGATTTTATATTTTGTCTCGATTTTTGAGAATTGTATTTATTTTTGCAAAAATACCCGAAACTTGGCTTGTGTGACAGATTCCAACTTTATTTTGCAGGTGTAAAGAACTGAATTTGAACAAAAATTATTTATCATCGTTTCAACAACTGCCGAAAATTCCCCAAATCCAGCACTTGTCACTAACTGAAAACAACATAACGACTTTGAGTGGACTTCATGATCTAGGACCATCTCCTATAAAGTCCCTTACGTTGAAACGGAATCCGTGTGAATTTCAGGACAACTATAGATGCAGGTATGAGCACCGTATCAGTGCTGGGAGAACCTACATTTTGTGGGGCGATGGAATCATTTAATTGCTTATGTGCAAAATCTATTTCATACTTGATGGTAGTTTAGTGGTACAGCGTCAATATAAccccgagtccgcgcagaccagcgatccctgcacagtaacactatcctgcacacactagggacaatttacatttataccaagccaattcatctacaatcctgtacgtctttggagtgtggaaggaaaccaaagatttcggaggaaacccacgcaggtcacgggtagaacatacaaactctgcacagacagcgcccgtagtcaggatcgaacccgggtctccggcgcttcaagcgctgtaaggaagcaactctaccactgcgccacccagaCTAACCAGACTAACTGTGACCGCCCAGACTAACCATTAACACAGTCAGTGgagacaattaaaaatataacTATTAGAATTATTTATTTCTAGTTCCAAGCTActgtgcgtaaacaggcccttcagtccatcaagtccatgccgaccagcgatccccacactttaacactatcctacacacacactagggacacatttacattttacatttacaccaagcctattaacctacaagcctgttcgtctatggagtgtgggaggaaaccagagctcccggagaaaacccacgtaggtcacgtggagaacgtacaaactccgtacagtcaggatcgaaccagggtctctggcgctgtaaggcagcaactctaccgctgcgccaccgtgccaccccaatacAATTCTTCTTTCTACAATTAACCTAGATATCATGTGAAACAAATACCTGTGGCTGAAGTCTTCTTCCTGCCGTACATTTGTTAAGAGCTCAGTAAAGCCACGTGAAATTATGGTTGGGGTGAAATGGGTGTGACTCATGATGGGCcaaggggggtggaggtgggggaacAAAGGCTTGTCTGTTTCTGCTTTGTGAGCGCTTGTTAGAAGTGTTTAACAATCACATCCTGCATGGTTCAGTTCAGAAAATGCCGACTATTACTGAGTTGAACGGCTGGTTTATGAACCGCTGGTTAAAATCCTGAAAGGTCAGACTGAACcagaaaaaaaaaacccactcccctgacgaagggtctcgacccgaaacatcacccattccttctctccaagagatgctgcccgtcccactgagctactccagcacgttgtgtctccaGCTTTTCGTGCTTTATCTACAAAATAAAACTTACGTTTGAATTGTGTgctttcttattttttttttagagTTTTCTCCTCATTGCCAAACCTAAAGACATTAGACGGTATTCCTAAACTGCCAGCTGATTGTTATCGACCAGAGACTCCTGTGAAGTCCAAAATGTGCACAGTTTCATAGCtcttagagtcatcgagtcacacagcacggaaacaggcccttcggcccaactcacccatgccgaccaCTCCACGAACAATCCTATGGAGTTGCCTTTATcatctttaattttttttaattgtcaggCATTGCAAAATGTTTTAATACCCCGACCAATAAATAAATAGTTTGAGTATTTTTGTATCACTTTATTATGTATTTTTATCAGCGAAACTTTTAACTTCCATAAATGTTGTGTTTACAAAATTGTTCATGCAGTATATCATTGTTATTTGTGCAATAAACTTAATATTTATATAATCCTGATAAGATTAAATGTAGAATtactgaactgtacacaaaaatgaattttgctgtgcctcagtacatgtgacaatcaagtACCATTGACGGCTTTGTTCAAAATGTTTGCAAATAGCCAATAGacagtagaaaataggtgcaggagtaggccattcgacccttcgagccagcaccgccattcaatgtgatcatggctgatcatccccaaatcagtaccccgttcctgccctccccatatcccctgactccgctatctttaagagccctatcttgctctctcttgaaagtatccagagaaccggcctccaccgccctccgaggcagagaattccacagactcacaactctctgtgagaaaaagtttcaccagctccgttctaaatggcttaccacttattcttaaactgtggccccaggttctggactcccccaacatcgggaacatgtttcctgtctctagcgtgtccaaacccttaacaatctcatatgcttcaataagatatcctctcatccttctaaactccagagtgtacaagccaagccactccattctctcagcatatgacagtcccaccatcccgggaattaaccttgggaaccaacactgcactccctcaatagcaaggtaaTTATAGTTGGAAAAAGAACACTTCTTGTCCACCTTAGTTCATCCTCCTCTCCAGTAAGGTCCAAAAgtcaaaaacaaaatgctggaagaactcagtgggtcaggcggcatctgtggaggaaatggactgacaacatttcgggtcgggacccttcttcagacttcaagccTGAGGAAagttgtcctgacccgaaacgtcgcctagccattccctccacagatgctgcctgagctgctgagttcctccagtactttgtgtttcactTAAGAATCCAGCGCCTCTACAGTCCCTTGTATCTCCCTTCTCCGTCAAGCAAGGCTACAGTTTTGCCCCAACTATTGTCCGCATTTTCTTGCTGCAATATTGCACCTCACCTCCAATGGggcgcagcacagtggcgcagcggtagagttgctgccttacagcgccagagacccacgttcaatcctgactaccggtgctgtctgtatggagtttgcacgttctcccctgtgaccatgtgggttgtcTCCACGCTTTCCagcttccaacactccaaagacgtacaggtttgtcggtgaactgacttcggtaaaaattgtaaattgtccccggtatgtaggatagtgctagtgtgcgggggtgatcgctggggcctggactcggtggggctgaagggcctgtttctgcgctgtatctctaaagggcctgtcccacttacgcaaatttttttggcgacttgccagcacccgtcatagtcgcagcaggtctatgaaaattttcaacatgttgaaaatccagcggcgaccagaacaaggtacgactctttgtgcgactactcacgaccatacaggcttcaccccgcgtgtcgccagggtgtcgcctgtatgctcgtgagtagtctcctcaatcgcccagagagtcgtagtgtctttctggtcgccgttgaattttcaacatgttgaaaattttcagcgacctatgacggtttgccggcaatcgccgaaaaagtcgggtagatgggacaggcccttacagcAAAGGAAATCTCCGAGTTGCTTTCTGATTTCATTACTATCGCAACTGTATCAATTGAAACACAGACATTTGCTGTTGCATATAAGATCGGAACAAGTATTAATCAGTTCATAATGAACTCAATTTCTGTCAATAATCCATGACAAAAGACTGGTCTCAAGTTAAgtcgagtttattatcatgtgcatAGACACAAGGAGGTCTGGGTAGCATGAACAAATTCAGCTGGCAGCAGCATCGCAGCACAGCCAAACAAAACATACATAAACTATACAGAACTATACAGAACTCACACGTAAAATTTCCAAAAGGAAGAAAACTGTGCAAAACaaaaagacattagtgcaaaaacataattgGCAGAAGAAACATGGTaatagtccatggtagtgcaagaggtgaacTGGCTGAATATAACCTATAGTTTTGACATTAAGCAGGAAGAATTCATCAATTGTCCTTCGAACAGCTTGTATTTTATTTGACCAACGCTAGACCACCTTGAGCAGAAGGGAGAGTCAATTGTACATATTGCatcatttttaaatattaaataaattaaattgaaatCGAGTAGAATCACAGTTGGGACTTTCAGAAAAAGCAATGCAGAACGTCACTATCACCAACATGTAGAATATTTGTATGAAGTATTGCACGCACTGCCCAATAGCCCTTTCCATTGAATTCAACATTTAACAGGTAGCTTGTATAAATCTGCCATTGTTCGCTGGGGCagcgtggtggcacagtggtagagttgctgccttacaacgctttacagagccagagacccgggttcgatcctggccacgggtgcttgtctgtactgagtttgtacgttctccccgtgacctgcgtgggttttctcctagaactttggtttcctcccacactctaaagatgtacaggtttgtaggttaattgacttagtacaaatgtaaaaaatgttcccaatgtgtgtgggatagtgttaatgtgcggggatcgctggtcggtgcggactcggtgggccgaagggcctgtttccgagctgtatctctaaactaatctaaatgatCTACAACACAGAAATATGCTCTAATAGGTTCAGTTGAAGAACTGGGGAGAGATGATCTCAAATATGGGAAAGGACTTTGTTGAAAAAAAGCTGGTGGTTTGGAAGAACAGAGAGATGTGAAACATCAGAATGTAATTTCACTGacagagggtagacacaaaatgctggagtaactcagcgggacaggcagcatctctggagagaaggaatgggtgacgtttcaggtcgagacccttcttcagactgagagtcaggggagagggagcgacggagatatggaagggtaaggtgtgaaaacacagggaAGGAtgattaaggaaatgtagaacggttcattgttagctgaggggaaggtgacaacgaggcacacaatgagtaatatttaatcaggaggacagtgaaactggtcgtagaactgggatgggggagggatagagagagatggaaagcaaggattacagagaaatcaatattcacactggATTGCTTCACTGACTGGTGGATCTGTTTCACGGTTTTTGAATATATTACAGAAACAATGAATTGGATAACATATATAAGAAATTAAATTCAAAATGAGGACAGGTTATAAATACTATTTAATTATGTTTCCAAACGACATTAGCATTGTAAACTACTTTATTATATACGTTTTAAAGGGAAAAAATAGATTTGAATATTTGAACCGCAGCACTTGaaggaaacacacatggtcacggggagaacgtgcaaactccagacaaacagcacccgaggtcaggattgaacccaggtctctggaactgttaggcagcagccctacctgctgtgcaaatgtgccaccccccagatTCACATCTGGATTGATGCAAAGAAACATGTGGGTGATGTTATAGATAGTTTaggttggtttagagatacagtgcggaaacatgcccttcggcccacccgaaccgcaccgaccagcgatccccacgcacactaacactatcctacacacacacacacacacacacactaggttcaatttacaattttaccaagccaattaacctacaaacctgtacgcctttggagtgtgggaagaaactggagttccctgagaaaacccacacgggtcacggggagaacgtacaaactccgtgcagaaagcacctgtagtcaggatcgaacccaaggctctgacactgtgaggcagcaactctaccgctgcaccactgtgatagTGTTGATTCATCAAGTTAAGCATTGCAGAGATGGCAATGCAAATTATTTACATACATagtttcagaaacatttttcttcattattgtctgttgtctacaaAGCAGGAATATATAAAATAGTCAAACATCACAAATAATCATAATACCACATAATGAGATGTGATTGGAAACTGTAGAGAAATAAAGTGCTGATTAACTGAAACAAAATGACTTGTTCTGAATTATTGGTGATGTTCCCtgccacattaaaacattattatTTGAAAGTATGAATAATACCATATCTTGCGGATAAACCCTGGTTAGGCCATGGAGGGTAAAATAAATGGTGATTAATGGTCAATAATGGTGCATTTTTTTCTATTTATGCTATTTATATTTCTTGTagcgatacaacgtggaaacaggcactcagCACATCAAGGCCATGTCGACCAACAAATTTAAATCAGGTTTCAGTTAAATAAACATTGAACCCAACATTACAAATGAACAATTACAGGTAGCTAACATTTTAATTGTTGGTTGCAAAAACAACGAAGGAAAGATTTGGAATCTTTTCATTAGAGAAAGAAAATTAAGACCTTCGTTGGATATCAGGGTTAGACTTAGATAACTGGTGGCTTATCAAACACTAGTAAAACTAACCAGAGCCCGTggcaattcttgattagtacgggtgtcagggattatggggagaaggcaggagaactgtGTTGAAaggaagaaatagatcagccatgattgaatggcggagttgacttgaagggctgaatggcctaattctgctcctagaacatatgaacatgaATTATGCAGACCAAGGAGTTGAACTTGGTCGATTGTGGAGAAGAGTCTATTGTGTATTTTCCTAATAGCCATCAGCTGCTTTGTGTTTTGTGGAAGTTACTGCCACAAATAGACAGATATGTTCATagggtcacacagcacggaaacaggcccttcagcccaacttgtccatgccgaccaagctacACCATCTACCAGCTGTGCAAATGTGCCACCCCCGGATTCACATCTGGATTGATGCAAAGAAACATCAGCTgctctttggcccatatccctctaaacccgtccagtccatgtacctgtccaaatatattttaataaaataaaatgaattatGAGCAAACAACAGTAAATTGCCACTTTCAGTCTATAGACCTGATTGTATAGAGATATAGAAACCTCCAGGCCCAACACAAAGGGATGGGCAAAGATTGA
Proteins encoded in this region:
- the LOC116980161 gene encoding uncharacterized protein LOC116980161, with the protein product MSESSSGVNMSRRTRSKTQPSPWSDLSDRSNPQAVPCGRRDTLQQHSDSGIASPLPSGKFKFKIWHEIEGNNIKGTQLHSPRVREGPPPGDLFPKDGKRSALVKKESRDEEAMKQRRLENWENCLEVNLSYQGLGDPYQLENLYKILRRLIRVEKLQLADNFLTDLSSVRLPRCKELNLNKNYLSSFQQLPKIPQIQHLSLTENNITTLSGLHDLGPSPIKSLTLKRNPCEFQDNYRCRVFSSLPNLKTLDGIPKLPADCYRPETPVKSKMCTVS